From the genome of Amycolatopsis sp. NBC_01488, one region includes:
- the pdxT gene encoding pyridoxal 5'-phosphate synthase glutaminase subunit PdxT, giving the protein MSSEPVVGVLAMQGAVREHVALLEEAGARAVPVRRAGELSEVDGLVLPGGESTTMSRLLETFELLEPLRARIAGGLPAFGSCAGMILLARQTLDGRPDQQQLGGLDVVVRRNAFGRQVDSFEADLDFAEVDGGPVRAVFIRAPWVEKAGDGVEVLATVSGVPGVGDETARIVAVRQGAVLATAFHPELTPDVRVHRLFVDLVREAA; this is encoded by the coding sequence GTGTCGTCGGAGCCAGTCGTCGGGGTGCTCGCCATGCAGGGTGCCGTGCGGGAGCACGTCGCCCTGCTGGAAGAAGCGGGCGCGCGGGCCGTCCCGGTGCGCCGCGCCGGCGAACTGTCCGAAGTGGACGGTCTGGTGCTGCCCGGTGGCGAGTCGACCACCATGTCGCGGCTGCTCGAGACGTTCGAGCTGCTCGAACCGCTGCGCGCGCGGATCGCCGGCGGCCTGCCCGCGTTCGGCTCGTGCGCCGGGATGATCCTGCTGGCCCGGCAGACCCTCGACGGGCGGCCGGACCAGCAGCAGCTCGGCGGGCTCGACGTCGTCGTGCGGCGCAACGCGTTCGGCAGGCAGGTCGACTCCTTCGAGGCCGACCTCGACTTCGCCGAGGTGGACGGCGGGCCGGTGCGCGCCGTCTTCATCCGGGCCCCGTGGGTCGAGAAGGCCGGCGACGGCGTCGAGGTGCTGGCCACCGTCAGCGGCGTGCCCGGCGTGGGAGACGAGACCGCTAGGATCGTCGCGGTCCGGCAAGGGGCGGTGCTGGCGACCGCGTTCCACCCGGAGCTGACGCCCGACGTGCGGGTGCACCGGCTGTTCGTAGACCTCGTGCGAGAGGCTGCCTGA
- a CDS encoding AzlD domain-containing protein: MDGVELLVGTVVLALGTFAFRFAGPVLRSRVRLSPRAERLMALAAVVLLAALVAVSALTEGHGFAGFARPAGVLVAGVLAWRKAPFALVVVAAAATAALLRLAGVP; encoded by the coding sequence ATGGACGGGGTGGAGCTGCTGGTCGGCACGGTGGTGCTGGCGCTGGGGACGTTCGCGTTCCGCTTCGCCGGGCCGGTGCTGCGCAGCCGGGTGAGGCTGTCACCACGAGCGGAACGGCTGATGGCGCTGGCGGCGGTGGTCCTGCTGGCCGCGCTGGTGGCGGTGAGCGCGCTGACCGAGGGACACGGGTTCGCCGGCTTCGCCCGGCCGGCGGGGGTGCTGGTCGCCGGCGTGCTGGCGTGGCGGAAGGCGCCGTTCGCGCTGGTGGTGGTGGCTGCCGCGGCCACGGCGGCGCTGCTGCGGCTGGCCGGGGTGCCCTGA
- a CDS encoding AzlC family ABC transporter permease, which yields MRSIWRTLDRGLARDIGLVCLADCLVGVSYGAIAVSSGFPLWLPMLMSLLVFAGASQFMFVGIVAAGGNPFAAVLAGLLANARHLPFGFAVGDVLGKRWAARLAGSHLMIDESVAFALAQREAHRRRAAYWACGIGLFACWNLGVVAGAFAGAVIKDTDVFGLDAAFPAVLLALVLPSLRDRSARLPVLAGVVVALAATPFLPAGLPVLLALAGVVVGVAAKEPEPQEVR from the coding sequence ATGCGTTCGATATGGCGAACACTCGATCGGGGCCTCGCCCGTGACATCGGCCTGGTCTGCTTGGCCGATTGTCTCGTGGGGGTGTCCTACGGCGCCATCGCGGTGAGCTCCGGCTTCCCCCTGTGGCTGCCGATGCTGATGTCGCTGCTGGTCTTCGCCGGCGCGTCGCAGTTCATGTTCGTCGGGATCGTGGCCGCGGGCGGCAACCCGTTCGCCGCGGTGCTGGCCGGGCTGCTGGCCAACGCGCGGCACCTGCCGTTCGGCTTCGCGGTCGGCGACGTCCTGGGCAAGCGGTGGGCCGCCCGGCTGGCCGGCAGTCACCTGATGATCGACGAGTCGGTGGCGTTCGCGCTGGCCCAGCGGGAAGCGCACCGGCGTCGCGCGGCGTACTGGGCGTGCGGGATCGGCCTGTTCGCCTGCTGGAACCTCGGGGTCGTCGCGGGCGCGTTCGCCGGGGCGGTCATCAAGGACACCGACGTGTTCGGCCTGGACGCGGCGTTCCCGGCGGTGCTGCTGGCCCTGGTGCTGCCGTCGCTGCGCGACCGCTCGGCCCGGCTGCCGGTGCTCGCCGGGGTGGTGGTCGCGCTGGCCGCGACGCCGTTCCTGCCCGCGGGGCTGCCGGTGCTGCTGGCGCTGGCGGGCGTCGTGGTGGGCGTCGCGGCGAAGGAACCGGAACCGCAGGAGGTGCGCTGA
- a CDS encoding helix-turn-helix domain-containing protein — protein MSQETTGAPLEIIAASLRRERTRAGLSLTEVARRAGLAKSTLSQLESGTGNPSVETLWALGVALDVPFSRLVEPDRPKVRVIRAGKGPTVFAEHADYACTLLSACPPSARRDMYLIRAEPGTPRRSDPHMTGVMEHIVLCAGRARVGVLEAPEELNPGDYISYPGDVPHIFEALEPGTYGVEISEYI, from the coding sequence ATGTCGCAGGAAACCACCGGCGCGCCGCTGGAGATCATCGCGGCGTCCCTGCGCCGGGAACGCACCCGCGCGGGCTTGTCCCTGACCGAGGTCGCGCGCCGCGCCGGCCTGGCCAAGTCGACGCTGTCCCAGCTCGAGTCCGGCACCGGCAACCCCAGCGTCGAGACGCTGTGGGCGCTCGGCGTCGCGCTCGACGTGCCGTTCTCCCGGCTCGTCGAGCCGGATCGGCCAAAGGTCCGCGTCATCCGCGCCGGCAAGGGCCCGACGGTGTTCGCCGAGCACGCCGACTACGCGTGCACGCTGCTGTCGGCGTGTCCCCCGTCCGCACGCCGGGACATGTACCTCATCCGGGCGGAACCCGGGACGCCGCGGCGGTCCGACCCGCACATGACCGGCGTGATGGAGCACATCGTGCTGTGCGCGGGACGCGCCCGGGTGGGCGTGCTGGAGGCGCCGGAGGAGCTGAACCCCGGCGACTACATCTCCTACCCGGGCGACGTCCCGCACATCTTCGAAGCCCTCGAGCCGGGTACTTACGGCGTCGAGATCTCCGAGTACATCTGA
- the pdxS gene encoding pyridoxal 5'-phosphate synthase lyase subunit PdxS, producing MSEQQTTATSGTVQSVTGTAKVKRGMAEMLKGGVIMDVVTAEQAKIAEDAGAVAVMALERVPADIRAQGGVARMSDPDLIDGIIEAVSIPVMAKARIGHFVEAQVLQSLGVDYVDESEVLTPADYANHIDKWAFTVPFVCGATNLGEALRRITEGAAMIRSKGEAGTGDVSNATTHMRRIRGEIRKLTSLPEDELYVAAKELQAPYELVKEVAANGKLPVVLFTAGGIATPADAAMMMQLGAEGVFVGSGIFKSGNPAQRAEAIVKATTFYDDPDVLAKISRGLGEAMVGINVEELPEPHRLAERGW from the coding sequence GTGTCCGAGCAGCAGACCACCGCCACCAGTGGCACCGTCCAGTCCGTCACCGGCACCGCCAAGGTGAAGCGCGGCATGGCCGAGATGCTCAAGGGCGGCGTGATCATGGACGTGGTCACCGCCGAGCAGGCCAAGATCGCCGAAGACGCCGGCGCGGTCGCGGTGATGGCGCTGGAGCGCGTGCCCGCCGACATCCGCGCCCAGGGCGGCGTCGCGCGGATGAGCGACCCCGACCTGATCGACGGCATCATCGAGGCCGTCTCGATCCCGGTGATGGCGAAGGCCCGGATCGGCCACTTCGTCGAGGCGCAGGTCCTGCAGTCCCTCGGCGTGGACTACGTCGACGAGTCCGAGGTGCTGACCCCGGCCGACTACGCCAACCACATCGACAAGTGGGCGTTCACGGTGCCCTTCGTCTGCGGCGCGACCAACCTCGGCGAGGCGCTGCGCCGGATCACCGAGGGTGCGGCGATGATCCGCTCCAAGGGCGAGGCCGGCACCGGCGACGTCTCCAACGCCACCACGCACATGCGTCGGATCCGCGGCGAGATCCGCAAGCTGACCTCGCTGCCGGAGGACGAGCTGTACGTCGCGGCCAAGGAGCTGCAGGCGCCGTACGAGCTGGTCAAGGAGGTCGCGGCCAACGGCAAGCTCCCGGTGGTGCTGTTCACCGCGGGCGGCATCGCCACCCCGGCCGACGCGGCGATGATGATGCAGCTCGGCGCCGAGGGCGTGTTCGTCGGCTCCGGCATCTTCAAGTCCGGCAACCCGGCCCAGCGCGCCGAAGCGATCGTCAAGGCTACGACCTTCTACGACGACCCGGACGTGCTCGCGAAGATCTCGCGCGGCCTGGGCGAGGCCATGGTCGGCATCAACGTCGAGGAGCTCCCGGAGCCGCACCGCCTCGCCGAGCGCGGCTGGTGA
- a CDS encoding ArsR/SmtB family transcription factor, producing MLDLAFSTEDLAHTRFAFSPAWEIVASVRVLNQPGEHALHLPWVKRATAALDGAGLDISLLRDLVPLRHLPGFLAGTPSTPLPDLADELADLRDVPARVVRRELDAMAGPRTPALNRFHRDPEAGLERLAALMEQYWELVLAHDWPRIRALLEADVLHRSRLLAQGGAAELFNDLTPLVRWQGGTLTVAHRHLHAAVPLDGRGLVLVPSAFVWPRVFSKTDPRWQPVLRYPPRGIATLWETGSATAPGALAAVVGRGRAMLLTELTAPASTAELARRTGLSAGAVSQHLGVLKAAGLVSGHRAGRHVLYARTRSAEALVAGVPEVDS from the coding sequence GTGCTGGACCTGGCATTCTCCACAGAGGACCTGGCACACACCCGGTTCGCGTTCTCCCCGGCGTGGGAGATCGTGGCGAGCGTCCGCGTCCTGAACCAGCCGGGAGAGCACGCCCTGCACCTGCCGTGGGTCAAGCGCGCCACCGCGGCGCTCGACGGCGCCGGGCTCGACATCTCCCTGCTGCGCGACCTCGTCCCGCTGCGGCACCTGCCGGGCTTCCTGGCCGGTACGCCGTCGACGCCGTTGCCCGACCTCGCCGACGAGCTCGCCGACCTGCGTGACGTGCCCGCGCGCGTCGTCCGGCGCGAGCTGGACGCGATGGCCGGCCCGCGCACACCCGCGCTGAACCGCTTCCACCGCGACCCCGAGGCCGGTCTCGAGCGGCTCGCGGCGCTGATGGAGCAGTACTGGGAGCTGGTGCTCGCCCACGACTGGCCGCGGATCCGCGCGCTGCTCGAGGCCGACGTGCTGCACCGGTCGCGGCTGCTGGCCCAGGGCGGCGCGGCCGAGCTGTTCAACGACCTCACGCCGCTGGTCCGGTGGCAGGGCGGCACGCTCACGGTCGCGCACCGGCACCTGCACGCGGCCGTCCCGCTCGACGGGCGCGGCCTGGTGCTGGTGCCCTCGGCGTTCGTCTGGCCGCGGGTGTTCTCCAAGACCGACCCGCGGTGGCAGCCGGTGCTGCGCTACCCGCCGCGCGGAATCGCCACGCTCTGGGAGACCGGGAGCGCCACGGCACCCGGCGCGCTGGCCGCCGTCGTGGGCCGCGGCCGCGCCATGCTGCTGACCGAGCTGACCGCGCCGGCGTCCACCGCCGAGCTCGCCCGCCGGACCGGGCTCAGCGCCGGGGCGGTGTCGCAGCACCTCGGCGTCCTCAAGGCCGCGGGCCTGGTCAGCGGGCATCGTGCCGGACGTCACGTCCTCTACGCACGCACCCGGAGCGCGGAAGCCCTGGTCGCGGGGGTGCCGGAAGTGGACTCCTGA
- a CDS encoding FAD-binding oxidoreductase codes for MDRRTFLRISGAVPVAGLAGAPPPDDWERLRKRLAGPLFRPGDPGYPEAKQGFFTMYDDRLPATVIAAARVEDVQAAVAFAARHGLPVAARSGGHSYPGYSTVDGGIVVDLSRFSGIEPRPDGRVVIGAGARLGPIATTLAAAGRVLPAGSCATVGIAGLALGGGVGVLDREHGLTCDHLEAARVVTADGRVGTVSAASEPDLFWALRGGGGGNFGIVTGFTFRTVPVADVATFTLKFPPAAAAALLAAWQAWQPAAPDELWSGMGLAWNEASLGGTFLGPRARMHALLEDLVRRVGTAPTEWTEDVQDHLGAMRSFDDQESRPSAAADRGTYIGTSRMLTRPLADPGAVVEVLTRDPGVRTIVDAGGGAIARVGVRETAFPHRTALANLQFLHGAAPEDGGEAGARRSLAAVRDGLGPEFGTTGYVNYLDPEMPDWPEAYYGVNVARLRAVARKYDPRGIFAFPQGLSVPHSTVHLGET; via the coding sequence ATGGACAGGCGGACGTTCTTGCGGATCTCCGGGGCGGTGCCGGTGGCGGGCCTGGCCGGGGCGCCGCCGCCGGACGACTGGGAACGGCTCCGGAAGCGGCTCGCCGGGCCGTTGTTCCGGCCGGGGGACCCGGGTTACCCGGAAGCCAAGCAGGGTTTCTTCACGATGTACGACGACCGGCTGCCGGCCACCGTCATCGCCGCCGCGCGGGTCGAGGACGTCCAGGCGGCCGTGGCCTTCGCGGCCCGGCACGGGCTGCCGGTGGCCGCCCGCAGCGGCGGGCACAGCTACCCCGGCTACTCCACTGTGGACGGCGGGATCGTCGTGGACCTCAGCCGGTTTTCGGGGATCGAGCCGCGCCCGGACGGCCGGGTGGTGATCGGCGCGGGCGCCCGGCTCGGCCCGATCGCGACCACGCTCGCCGCGGCCGGCCGGGTGCTGCCGGCGGGCAGCTGCGCCACGGTCGGCATCGCCGGGCTCGCCCTCGGCGGCGGGGTCGGCGTCCTCGACCGCGAACACGGGCTGACGTGCGACCACCTCGAGGCGGCCCGGGTCGTCACGGCCGACGGGCGGGTAGGCACGGTCTCGGCCGCCTCGGAGCCCGACCTGTTCTGGGCGCTGCGGGGCGGGGGCGGCGGGAACTTCGGGATCGTCACCGGCTTCACCTTCCGGACGGTGCCCGTCGCCGACGTCGCCACCTTCACCCTCAAGTTTCCGCCGGCCGCGGCGGCCGCGCTGCTCGCCGCCTGGCAGGCGTGGCAGCCGGCGGCGCCGGACGAGCTGTGGTCGGGGATGGGGCTGGCCTGGAACGAAGCTTCGCTCGGCGGCACGTTCCTCGGGCCGCGGGCCCGGATGCACGCGCTGCTCGAAGACCTCGTCCGCCGCGTCGGCACCGCGCCGACCGAGTGGACGGAAGACGTCCAGGACCACCTGGGCGCCATGCGGTCGTTCGACGACCAGGAGTCCCGGCCGTCGGCGGCCGCGGACCGCGGCACGTACATCGGCACGTCGCGGATGCTGACCCGGCCGCTCGCCGACCCGGGCGCGGTCGTCGAGGTGCTCACCCGGGACCCGGGCGTCCGCACGATCGTCGACGCGGGTGGGGGCGCCATCGCGCGCGTCGGCGTCCGCGAGACCGCGTTCCCGCACCGGACGGCGCTGGCCAACCTCCAGTTCCTGCACGGCGCGGCGCCGGAAGACGGCGGTGAGGCCGGTGCGCGGCGCTCGCTGGCCGCCGTGCGCGACGGGCTCGGGCCGGAGTTCGGCACCACCGGCTACGTCAACTACCTCGACCCGGAGATGCCGGACTGGCCCGAGGCGTACTACGGGGTGAACGTGGCGCGACTGCGCGCCGTCGCCCGGAAGTATGACCCGCGAGGAATTTTCGCCTTCCCGCAAGGACTTTCGGTGCCCCACTCGACTGTCCACTTGGGAGAGACGTAG
- a CDS encoding elongation factor G-like protein EF-G2, which translates to MADKQAKNADTGAAVAVDDPAKVRNVVLVGPSGSGKTTLTEALLAASGTVPRAGSVVEGTTVCDHDPAAVRQQRSVGLSVAPVLHQGHKINLIDTPGYADFVGELRAGLRAADAALFVVCAAEGVDAATVAVWEECAAVGMPRAVVVSRLDHHRADAMAEIAACQAAFGAGVLPLYLPAGDGLVGLITQRYFDYSGGHPPRVGEPDPADLERMSEARNELIEGIIAESEDESLMERYLGGEEIAEETLIADLETAVARGTFHPVIPVCATSGIGLAEVLDGIVRAFPSPLEHRPPDVTTPDGGTHAAITADPAGPLAAEVVRTAVDSYVGRVSLVRVFSGTLRPERPVHVSGHGLAERGHEDHDADERVAHLYSPLGANLREVPYCVAGDLCALTKVGSAETGDTVSSPEEPLLMEPWAMPEPLLPVAVVAKTRSDEDTLARNLSRLVAGDPTLRLDRNAETNQLVLWCMGEAHADVVLSRLRAGGADVETEPVKISLRSTFSKPAKGHGRHVKQSGGHGQFAVCDIEVEPLPRGGGFQFVDKVVGGSVPHQFIPSVEKGVRAQLARGLADGHPVVDVKVTLVDGKAHSVDSSDAAFQTAGALALREAAANGHITMLEPLEEVAIRLPDEHLGTVLGDLSSRRGRVLGTEAGEGGRTVIRAEVPATELLRYLIDLRSMTSGTATFTRRHARFEPMPEGMAVH; encoded by the coding sequence ATGGCAGACAAGCAAGCCAAGAACGCCGACACCGGGGCCGCCGTCGCTGTGGACGACCCCGCGAAGGTCCGCAACGTCGTGCTCGTCGGCCCGTCCGGCTCGGGGAAGACGACCCTCACGGAGGCCCTCCTCGCGGCGTCCGGCACCGTCCCGCGCGCGGGCTCGGTCGTGGAGGGGACGACGGTGTGCGACCACGACCCCGCGGCGGTCCGCCAGCAGCGTTCGGTCGGCCTCTCGGTGGCGCCGGTGCTGCACCAGGGCCACAAGATCAACCTGATCGACACGCCCGGGTACGCCGACTTCGTCGGGGAGCTGCGGGCCGGGCTGCGTGCCGCCGACGCGGCGCTGTTCGTCGTCTGCGCCGCCGAAGGCGTCGACGCGGCGACGGTCGCGGTGTGGGAGGAGTGCGCCGCGGTCGGGATGCCGCGCGCGGTCGTCGTCTCCCGGCTCGACCACCACCGCGCCGACGCGATGGCCGAGATCGCCGCCTGCCAGGCCGCGTTCGGCGCCGGCGTGCTGCCGCTGTACCTGCCCGCGGGCGACGGCCTGGTCGGGCTGATCACCCAGCGGTACTTCGACTACTCCGGCGGGCACCCGCCCCGGGTCGGCGAGCCCGACCCGGCCGACCTGGAACGGATGTCCGAGGCCCGCAACGAGCTGATCGAAGGGATCATCGCCGAGAGCGAGGACGAGTCCCTGATGGAGCGCTACCTCGGCGGCGAGGAGATCGCCGAGGAGACGCTGATCGCCGACCTCGAAACCGCCGTCGCGCGCGGGACGTTCCACCCGGTGATCCCGGTGTGCGCGACCAGCGGGATCGGCCTGGCCGAGGTGCTCGACGGGATCGTCCGGGCGTTCCCTTCCCCGCTCGAGCACCGGCCCCCGGACGTCACCACGCCGGACGGCGGGACGCACGCCGCCATCACCGCCGACCCCGCGGGCCCCCTCGCCGCGGAGGTCGTCCGGACGGCCGTCGACTCCTACGTCGGCCGGGTGTCGCTCGTCCGGGTGTTTTCCGGGACGCTGCGGCCGGAGCGCCCGGTGCACGTGTCCGGGCACGGGCTCGCCGAACGCGGGCACGAGGACCACGACGCCGACGAGCGCGTCGCGCACCTCTACTCCCCGCTCGGCGCGAACCTGCGGGAAGTGCCCTACTGCGTCGCGGGTGACCTCTGCGCGCTGACGAAGGTCGGCTCGGCCGAGACCGGCGACACGGTGTCCTCACCGGAGGAGCCGTTGCTGATGGAGCCGTGGGCGATGCCGGAGCCGCTGCTGCCGGTGGCGGTGGTCGCGAAGACCCGCAGCGACGAGGACACGTTGGCGCGCAACCTTTCCCGCCTGGTCGCCGGCGACCCGACGCTGCGGCTGGACCGCAACGCCGAGACGAACCAGCTGGTGCTGTGGTGCATGGGCGAGGCCCACGCCGACGTCGTGCTTTCGCGCCTGCGGGCGGGCGGCGCGGACGTCGAGACCGAACCGGTGAAGATCAGCCTGCGCTCGACGTTCAGCAAGCCGGCCAAGGGACACGGCCGGCACGTCAAGCAGTCCGGCGGGCACGGCCAGTTCGCGGTCTGCGACATCGAGGTCGAGCCGCTGCCGCGGGGCGGCGGGTTCCAGTTCGTCGACAAGGTCGTCGGCGGGTCGGTGCCGCACCAGTTCATCCCCAGCGTGGAGAAGGGCGTGCGGGCCCAGCTGGCGCGCGGGCTGGCCGACGGGCACCCGGTGGTCGACGTCAAGGTGACGCTGGTCGACGGCAAGGCGCACAGCGTCGACTCGTCGGACGCGGCGTTCCAGACGGCGGGCGCGCTCGCGCTGCGCGAGGCCGCGGCGAACGGGCACATCACGATGCTCGAGCCCCTCGAGGAGGTGGCGATCCGGCTGCCGGACGAGCACCTCGGCACGGTGCTCGGCGACCTGTCCTCCCGGCGGGGCCGGGTGCTGGGCACCGAAGCCGGCGAAGGCGGCCGGACGGTGATCCGCGCGGAGGTCCCGGCGACGGAGCTGCTGCGGTACCTGATCGACCTGCGCTCGATGACGTCCGGGACGGCGACGTTCACCCGCCGCCACGCGCGGTTCGAGCCGATGCCGGAAGGGATGGCGGTCCACTAG
- a CDS encoding XdhC family protein — MSETCDVAHGKAEADPGVRTLVAVFASPVSRYLLKFARDLGYHVALFEPDAARATDVPDGIEADTTLPPLDASADVVVTDHHRPELGEVLKAALGGNPRWIGVLGNPRHPGPHVAALRGLGVTEDDIARVHRPVGLNIGSRTPPEIAIATLAGLLADRNGRPGGFGFS; from the coding sequence ATGAGCGAGACCTGCGACGTCGCCCACGGCAAAGCCGAGGCGGACCCCGGTGTGCGGACTCTGGTGGCGGTGTTCGCGTCGCCGGTTTCGCGGTACTTGCTGAAGTTCGCCCGTGACCTCGGCTACCACGTGGCGCTGTTCGAGCCGGACGCCGCGCGTGCCACCGACGTGCCGGACGGCATCGAGGCGGACACGACGCTGCCGCCGCTCGACGCGTCCGCGGACGTCGTCGTCACCGACCACCACCGGCCCGAACTGGGCGAGGTGCTGAAGGCCGCGCTCGGCGGGAACCCGCGCTGGATCGGGGTGCTGGGCAACCCGCGTCATCCGGGCCCGCACGTGGCCGCGCTGCGGGGCCTGGGCGTGACCGAGGACGACATCGCCCGGGTGCACCGGCCGGTCGGGCTGAACATCGGCTCGCGCACGCCGCCGGAGATCGCGATCGCGACCCTGGCGGGCCTGCTGGCCGACCGCAACGGCCGCCCGGGCGGCTTCGGCTTCTCATAG
- a CDS encoding NUDIX hydrolase codes for MSVLGWLLPVLALVVVLGGLFLVATANRLDRLHVRMDAGWAALDAALARRAVVARAVAVVLGDTGLRTLAERAEAAPRADREGEENELTLRLSRVDRAALPAELAEELTDAEHRVVIARRVHNDAVRDTLRLRRRRKVRYFRLAGTAPLPEYFEFAEPEV; via the coding sequence GTGAGCGTGCTCGGCTGGCTGCTGCCGGTGCTGGCGCTGGTCGTCGTGCTGGGCGGGCTCTTCCTGGTGGCGACGGCGAACCGGCTCGACCGGCTGCACGTCCGGATGGACGCGGGCTGGGCCGCCCTCGACGCGGCGCTGGCCCGCCGCGCGGTCGTGGCCCGCGCCGTCGCGGTCGTGCTGGGCGACACGGGCCTGCGAACGCTGGCCGAGCGCGCCGAAGCGGCCCCGCGAGCCGACCGCGAGGGCGAGGAAAACGAGCTGACGCTGCGGCTGAGCCGCGTCGACCGGGCGGCCCTGCCGGCCGAGCTGGCCGAGGAGCTGACCGACGCCGAGCACCGGGTGGTGATCGCCCGCCGCGTCCACAACGACGCCGTCCGCGACACGCTGCGGCTGCGACGGCGGCGGAAGGTGCGGTACTTCCGGCTCGCGGGCACCGCGCCGCTGCCGGAGTACTTCGAGTTCGCCGAGCCGGAGGTCTGA
- a CDS encoding glycosyltransferase family 4 protein translates to MRVGIVCPYSFDVPGGVQGHVIDLTKALLARGHQVSVLAPADDDADLPEFVHPAGKALGIRYNGSVARLQFGPVSYARVRRWIRDGDFDVLHLHEPAAPSLSLLALLIADGPIVATFHTATTRSRTLSAFQPVLRPLLEKITARIAVSALARRVQVEHAGGDAVEIPNGVDVEFFSSATPLPGYPRAGGTVGFVGRFGEPRKGMGVLLEALRRILPEFEDLRLVVVGRGDEDQLRRDAGPELAPHLELLGQADDAVKAQALRSVDVYCAPNTGGESFGMILTEAMAAGTPVLASGLDSFRRVLDDGHAGMLVDTGDPAALADGLRELLGDPARRASLAAAAGERVTMFDWSVVATQVLRVYETAVAADPRRVAAPEREPAR, encoded by the coding sequence ATGCGGGTCGGGATCGTCTGTCCCTACAGCTTCGACGTGCCCGGTGGGGTCCAGGGGCACGTGATCGACCTGACGAAGGCGCTGCTCGCGCGCGGGCACCAGGTGTCCGTGCTCGCGCCCGCCGACGACGACGCCGACCTGCCGGAGTTCGTGCACCCGGCGGGCAAGGCACTCGGCATCCGGTACAACGGCTCGGTCGCCCGGCTGCAGTTCGGCCCGGTGTCCTACGCGCGGGTGCGCCGCTGGATCCGCGACGGCGACTTCGACGTCCTGCACCTGCACGAGCCGGCCGCGCCGAGCCTGTCGCTGCTGGCGCTGCTCATCGCGGACGGCCCGATCGTGGCGACGTTCCACACCGCGACCACGCGCTCGCGCACGCTGTCGGCGTTCCAGCCGGTGCTGCGGCCGCTGCTGGAGAAGATCACCGCGCGGATCGCGGTGTCCGCGCTGGCCCGCCGGGTGCAGGTGGAGCACGCGGGCGGCGACGCCGTGGAGATCCCCAACGGCGTCGACGTCGAGTTCTTCTCCTCGGCGACGCCGTTGCCGGGCTACCCGCGGGCGGGCGGCACGGTCGGGTTCGTCGGCCGGTTCGGCGAGCCGCGCAAGGGCATGGGCGTCCTGCTGGAGGCGCTGCGGCGGATCCTGCCCGAGTTCGAGGACCTGCGGCTCGTGGTGGTCGGCCGCGGTGACGAGGACCAGCTGCGCCGCGACGCCGGCCCCGAGCTGGCGCCGCACCTGGAGCTGCTCGGGCAGGCCGACGACGCCGTGAAGGCCCAGGCGCTGCGCAGCGTCGACGTCTACTGCGCGCCCAACACCGGCGGCGAGAGCTTCGGGATGATCCTCACCGAGGCGATGGCGGCCGGAACCCCGGTGCTGGCCAGCGGCCTCGACTCGTTCCGGCGGGTGCTCGACGACGGCCACGCCGGGATGCTCGTCGACACCGGCGACCCGGCGGCGCTGGCGGACGGGCTGCGCGAGCTGCTCGGCGACCCGGCACGTCGGGCGTCGCTGGCCGCGGCGGCGGGGGAGCGGGTGACGATGTTCGACTGGTCGGTGGTGGCCACGCAGGTGCTGCGCGTCTACGAGACGGCCGTGGCCGCCGACCCGCGGCGCGTCGCGGCGCCGGAGCGGGAGCCGGCCCGGTGA